Proteins co-encoded in one Arachis hypogaea cultivar Tifrunner chromosome 13, arahy.Tifrunner.gnm2.J5K5, whole genome shotgun sequence genomic window:
- the LOC112734260 gene encoding uncharacterized protein — MLIPWICNRLVETAPQTVAKWTCPPGYQFEKLFIAYGYCVTGFLRGARPILFIDGCHLIGPYRKTFLAASTCNANNDLFLIAYAIVNVENNENWLWFLSNLKELTGSIPVTLISDKHPSIIAVVEQVYDRDRHAYCYRHVKENFCVETKKLQKRMSGEVKEDAKKLLDALCYTRFGTEFTEAVEQVRAFSPELANWLETKGVINNWAKSQFPHR; from the coding sequence ATGCTAATTCCTTGGATATGTAATCGTTTAGTAGAAACTGCTCCACAAACAGTTGCAAAATGGACATGTCCTCCTGGTTATCAATTTGAAAAGCTTTTTATTGCATATGGATATTGTGTGACAGGTTTTCTTCGTGGAGCAAGGCCTATATTATTTATTGATGGTTGCCACTTAATTGGTCCATACAGGAAAACTTTTCTAGCTGCCTCTACATGCAATGCAAATAATGACTTATTTCTGATTGCGTATGCAATTGTTAATgttgaaaataatgagaattggCTTTGGTTCCTATCTAATTTGAAAGAACTAACTGGGTCAATTCCAGTTACGTTAATATCTGATAAGCATCCATCAATTATTGCAGTTGTGGAGCAAGTATATgatagggatagacatgcatatTGTTATCGACATGTTAAAGAAAATTTTTGTGTAGAAACTAAAAAGTTACAGAAGAGAATGAGTGGTGAAGTAAAAGAAGATGCAAAAAAGTTACTAGATGCACTTTGTTATACCCGTTTTGGCACAGAGTTTACAGAAGCTGTGGAACAAGTTCGTGCATTTTCACCAGAACTTGCAAATTGGTTAGAGACTAAAGGAGTTATTAACAATTGGGCAAAGTCTCAATTCCCTCATCGATAA